In the Magnolia sinica isolate HGM2019 chromosome 15, MsV1, whole genome shotgun sequence genome, one interval contains:
- the LOC131228220 gene encoding uncharacterized protein LOC131228220: MPYLVRDHLFISDINDAAEILQRGSTEVTHVLSLLSSASISFFSDWRSTVSIPTKEIRKVYVGTDDNLPVDGEAPAAPQKLLYSLERAGPELELVRMAVPLRDMESENLLDYLDVCLDFIDESRKEGSVLVHCFAGVSRSAAIITAYLMRTEHLSQEDALESLRQSCEFVCPNDGFLEQLKMFEDMGFKVDHASPIYKRFHLKVLGDSYNRGEKINSSKFAADPGLSTEAVSSEVAPNGDKPTTAYRCKKCRRVVALQENVVGHTPGEGETCFEWQKRRSGNPFNRSDELECSSIFVEPLRWMKTVEEGALEGKLLCAHCEARLGYFNWSGIQCSCGSWITPAFQLHKSKIDLSTL, encoded by the exons ATGCCGTATCTGGTGCGTGACCACCTTTTCATCAGCGACATAAACGACGCGGCGGAGATCTTGCAGCGCGGGAGCACCGAAGTCACGCACGTCCTCTCCCTCCTcagctccgcctccatctccttcTTCTCCGACTGGAGGTCCACCGTCTCCATCCCCACGAAGGAGATCCGCAAGGTCTACGTCGGCACCGACGACAACCTTCCGGTCGATGGCGAAGCTCCCGCCGCCCCACAGAAGCTCCTGTACTCGCTCGAACGGGCGGGGCCGGAACTCGAGCTGGTGCGGATGGCAGTGCCGCTGAGGGATATGGAAAGCGAGAATTTATTGGATTATTTGGATGTGTGTTTGGATTTCATCGATGAGAGCCGGAAAGAAGGGTCGGTATTAGTGCATTGCTTTGCCGGCGTCTCGAGGAG TGCAGCCATCATTACAGCGTATCTGATGAGAACCGAACATCTATCTCAAGAAG ATGCACTTGAATCTTTAAGGCAAAGCTGTGAGTTTGTATGCCCCAATGATGGTTTTCTAGAACAG TTAAAAATGTTCGAGGACATGGGGTTCAAAGTAGATCATGCCAGCCCCATATATAAGCGATTTCATTTGAAAGTAttgg GAGATTCCTATAATCGAGGTGAGAAGATAAACAGTTCCAAATTTGCGGCTGATCCGGGTTTATCCACAGAAGCTGTATCTTCTGAAGTAGCTCCCAATGGAGATAAACCAACTACTGCTTACCGCTGCAAAAAGTGCCGGAGAGTTGTTGCATTACAAGAGAATGTTGTCGGCCACACTCCAGGTGAGGGCGAGACATGCTTCGAGTGGCAAAAGCGGAGAAGCGGCAACCCTTTTAACAGGTCTGATGAGCTAGAGTGCTCATCTATATTTGTTGAGCCTCTGCGATGGATGAAAACAG TTGAAGAAGGTGCATTAGAAGGCAAGCTCTTGTGTGCGCATTGTGAAGCTCGCCTGGGCTACTTCAACTGGTCGGGCATTCAGTGCAGCTGCGGGAGCTGGATCACCCCAGCCTTTCAGCTCCATAAAAGCAAAATCGACCTCAGCACTTTGTAA